From bacterium, a single genomic window includes:
- a CDS encoding glutamate--tRNA ligase translates to MLDTVRVRYAPSPTGFLHIGGLRTALYNYLFAKHHGGKFILRVEDTDRARFVEGAVEDFIHMLNWAGIEIDEGPGKDGPYGPYYQSQRLDLYTNHAQKLLNDGHAYYCFCSSDRLDQMRKFQEKSKMPPKYDRTCLRLSPEAIKKNLDDQVPFVLRMKVPQDTTIQFTDLIRGEVEFVGSNIDDQVLVKSDGYPTYHLANVVDDHYMEISHVIRGEEWVSSTPKHILLYRYFGWDIPQFAHLPLLLNSDRSKMSKRQGDVEARAYPPKGYLTEAVVNFISLLGWNPGDEREIFTMDELIKEFSIERIHKAGAIFNIEKLNWINTQHIRRKSDEEIFNMLKSDLEKSGYSDFPKQYVMSAIGLMKERINFIHELLSFSSYFFKDPDTFDPDGIKKRMLPPAKEHLSELADRLEKLDSFQHDEIEKVFRVYAEENQIKASELIHPTRLAISGVTLGPGLFDLIAVIGKETVVRRMRYVVSHFDQITKLPA, encoded by the coding sequence ATGTTAGATACGGTCAGAGTCCGCTACGCACCCAGCCCAACGGGATTTCTACATATTGGAGGACTGCGCACCGCATTGTATAATTATCTTTTTGCAAAGCACCATGGCGGAAAGTTTATACTGCGAGTGGAGGACACTGACCGCGCGCGTTTTGTGGAAGGTGCAGTCGAAGACTTTATTCATATGCTTAATTGGGCTGGGATTGAGATTGATGAGGGCCCGGGGAAGGATGGGCCATACGGCCCCTACTATCAATCTCAGCGGCTTGACCTATATACAAACCACGCGCAAAAACTTTTGAACGATGGCCATGCCTATTATTGTTTTTGCAGCTCGGACCGGTTGGATCAAATGCGAAAGTTCCAGGAAAAATCTAAAATGCCGCCCAAGTATGACCGTACCTGTCTGCGCTTGTCTCCAGAGGCGATCAAAAAAAACTTGGACGACCAAGTTCCATTCGTTCTGCGGATGAAAGTTCCGCAGGATACTACGATCCAATTTACAGATCTTATCCGAGGTGAAGTTGAGTTTGTCGGTTCTAATATAGACGATCAGGTTTTGGTCAAGTCGGACGGATATCCCACGTACCATCTCGCCAATGTCGTCGATGATCACTATATGGAGATCTCGCACGTTATACGCGGCGAAGAATGGGTTTCCAGTACACCTAAACATATCCTGCTGTACCGGTATTTCGGTTGGGACATTCCTCAGTTTGCACATTTGCCTTTACTACTCAATTCCGATAGAAGCAAAATGAGCAAACGCCAGGGTGATGTCGAAGCGCGCGCCTACCCGCCCAAGGGTTATTTGACGGAAGCCGTTGTCAATTTTATATCTCTTCTGGGATGGAACCCGGGCGACGAACGTGAAATATTCACAATGGATGAGTTGATCAAAGAATTCTCAATTGAACGCATCCACAAAGCGGGCGCTATTTTTAATATTGAAAAACTTAATTGGATCAATACGCAGCATATACGACGTAAATCCGATGAAGAAATATTCAACATGCTGAAGTCGGATCTTGAAAAATCAGGTTACTCCGATTTTCCAAAACAATATGTCATGAGCGCTATCGGTCTTATGAAAGAACGAATTAATTTTATTCACGAATTACTTTCTTTTTCGTCGTATTTTTTTAAGGATCCGGATACTTTCGATCCCGATGGTATTAAGAAGCGTATGCTGCCCCCGGCTAAGGAACATCTCTCTGAGCTGGCGGATCGTCTTGAAAAATTAGATTCGTTTCAACATGACGAAATTGAAAAGGTATTCCGTGTATATGCTGAAGAAAATCAGATAAAAGCCAGTGAACTTATCCATCCTACCCGTTTAGCTATTTCAGGAGTAACGCTGGGACCCGGACTATTTGATTTAATAGCGGTAATCGGAAAGGAAACCGTTGTTCGCCGGATGCGTTACGTTGTGTCACATTTTGATCAGATAACCAAACTTCCGGCATAA
- a CDS encoding cation transporter → MTSLDTPIHKPQTDTSSAAISATPQAHHDNKIAMRWSLGIGLSMFFMKIYAFYITQSAAILSDAAESVVHVLAVSFAAYSLWLSTKPADKTHLYGHDRISFFSAGFEGAMIIMAAIYIIYESVMKWIRGLYLENIEVGTFFIVAATLINGLLGWYLVTKGKKNNSLILIANGKHVLTDSWTSFGVIAGLVLTIITGWLPFDPIVAILVALNILWSGSKLIRQSVGGLMDEADPEVHKKITSILEQETKKHSIVFHDVRHRNAGNKLHIEFHLLFHKDMTIAAAHEKATLIEQVLAKSFPMVTEITTHLEPIEGHNEVHMVWMEEKKNKPF, encoded by the coding sequence ATGACTTCTTTAGACACCCCCATTCACAAGCCTCAAACTGACACATCATCAGCGGCAATTTCCGCTACCCCACAAGCTCATCATGATAACAAGATTGCCATGCGATGGTCACTTGGCATAGGTTTGTCCATGTTTTTCATGAAAATATATGCATTCTATATTACGCAGTCTGCGGCGATCTTATCGGACGCGGCCGAGTCCGTAGTACATGTACTTGCGGTTTCATTTGCAGCATACAGCCTTTGGCTCAGTACCAAACCTGCAGATAAAACCCATCTTTACGGCCACGATCGCATTAGTTTTTTTTCAGCAGGTTTTGAAGGCGCTATGATCATTATGGCGGCCATTTATATCATATATGAATCCGTCATGAAATGGATTCGCGGTTTGTATTTGGAAAATATCGAAGTCGGCACTTTTTTTATTGTTGCAGCTACGCTGATAAATGGTTTGTTGGGGTGGTACCTTGTGACCAAGGGGAAAAAAAATAATTCATTGATACTGATCGCAAACGGTAAACATGTTTTAACTGACAGCTGGACAAGTTTTGGGGTCATCGCAGGACTTGTATTAACCATCATCACCGGGTGGCTTCCGTTTGATCCGATAGTGGCAATTCTTGTTGCTCTTAATATTCTATGGTCAGGCAGCAAACTCATTCGTCAGTCCGTTGGCGGGCTGATGGATGAAGCGGATCCTGAGGTCCACAAAAAAATCACGTCGATACTCGAACAGGAAACGAAAAAACATTCAATCGTATTTCATGACGTGAGGCATCGTAACGCCGGTAATAAACTTCACATAGAATTCCATCTTCTTTTCCACAAAGATATGACGATTGCCGCCGCTCATGAAAAGGCAACCTTGATTGAACAGGTTCTGGCTAAATCATTTCCTATGGTAACTGAAATAACAACGCATCTGGAGCCGATCGAAGGACATAATGAAGTACACATGGTCTGGATGGAAGAGAAAAAAAATAAGCCCTTTTGA
- a CDS encoding ATP-dependent Clp protease adaptor ClpS: MRNRESRSIYCLADQTEFDKETSDITSLDAPLKVILFNDNIHSFDEVIAQLIKAIGCTSARAEAIAWEVHSTGKAVCYEGDLGECLKVSGVLEEIGLHTQIEP; encoded by the coding sequence ATGAGAAATAGGGAATCACGGTCCATTTATTGTTTGGCTGACCAGACCGAATTCGACAAGGAAACTTCAGACATTACATCGCTGGACGCTCCGCTTAAAGTAATTCTGTTCAATGACAACATTCATTCCTTCGACGAAGTAATTGCGCAGTTAATTAAAGCGATTGGATGTACATCTGCGCGGGCAGAAGCCATTGCCTGGGAGGTTCATTCGACAGGGAAAGCGGTATGTTATGAAGGCGATCTGGGTGAATGTTTGAAAGTAAGCGGCGTTTTAGAAGAAATTGGTTTACATACACAAATCGAGCCCTGA
- a CDS encoding S8 family serine peptidase: protein MPHKKPPRKDYVIIPVYLRVNADTMYTGKGVTIAFIDSGFYPHPALAKPESRILKMVDVTDEKFKESDFELVRASSWHGTMVACVACGSGNSSKGYYRGIASDASVVLIKAFDGKTIRSGAILKALQWILKHHKEYRIRIVNISLGGDRNESSKRSRICKVIKQLNQLGITVVAAAGNNPTKGVIPPASCPDVITVGGIDDNNLLDENKITDYGSSFGRTTDGFMKPEIVAPSRLLPAPMLLENVIYDESQALHALLKLPLKELKSKLRKLIKKTKLDRTLLDKKPKEIKKAIIERLTAEKFFAPHYQHVDGTSFAAPIVSSIIAQMLEANPKLTPSLIKMILTTTARRLPDIIPEKQGYGLITARACVQRALEETHLRMVDISPKILQHRIVFYYHDHHAKKVTLVGDFTAWQKDMIVLHKVEEGLWRIDIPLLSDGSYQYKFLIDDKRWEEDSLNPLKENDHYNGLNSVLIVQHPS, encoded by the coding sequence ATGCCTCACAAAAAACCCCCGCGTAAAGACTACGTCATTATTCCTGTTTATCTTCGTGTCAATGCAGACACGATGTACACTGGTAAAGGTGTGACCATCGCATTTATCGACAGCGGATTTTACCCGCATCCCGCCCTGGCGAAACCCGAGTCGCGCATTCTGAAGATGGTCGATGTGACGGATGAAAAATTTAAAGAATCGGATTTTGAATTGGTTCGGGCTTCCAGTTGGCATGGAACCATGGTCGCCTGCGTTGCGTGCGGCAGCGGCAATTCTTCAAAAGGATATTACCGTGGAATTGCAAGCGATGCGTCGGTCGTATTAATCAAGGCCTTTGACGGCAAGACTATCCGATCCGGGGCAATATTGAAGGCGTTACAATGGATACTCAAGCATCATAAGGAGTACCGTATTCGAATAGTCAATATTTCGCTGGGCGGTGATCGTAATGAATCGAGTAAACGAAGTCGTATTTGCAAAGTCATAAAACAACTGAATCAACTTGGAATTACCGTTGTCGCGGCTGCCGGGAATAATCCGACGAAAGGAGTTATACCCCCGGCCAGTTGCCCCGATGTTATCACGGTCGGCGGAATTGATGATAATAATTTGTTGGATGAAAATAAGATCACAGATTACGGATCCTCTTTCGGTAGAACGACGGACGGATTTATGAAGCCTGAGATTGTCGCACCGAGCAGATTACTGCCAGCGCCGATGTTATTGGAAAATGTAATTTATGATGAATCGCAAGCATTGCATGCGTTGTTGAAGTTGCCGTTAAAAGAACTCAAGTCAAAACTCAGAAAACTAATTAAAAAGACGAAGCTGGATCGGACATTGCTTGATAAGAAACCAAAAGAGATAAAAAAAGCAATAATCGAGAGACTAACAGCTGAAAAGTTTTTCGCGCCGCATTACCAGCATGTGGATGGAACCTCTTTTGCAGCGCCGATCGTTTCGTCGATCATTGCACAGATGCTGGAGGCTAATCCCAAATTAACGCCTTCACTTATCAAGATGATACTGACAACCACGGCGCGAAGATTACCCGACATTATTCCGGAAAAACAAGGCTATGGCTTGATCACTGCACGCGCCTGCGTTCAAAGAGCATTGGAGGAAACACATCTCCGTATGGTCGACATCTCGCCGAAAATTTTGCAGCACCGTATCGTATTTTATTATCATGATCATCATGCAAAAAAAGTTACACTGGTCGGCGATTTCACCGCATGGCAGAAGGATATGATCGTGCTGCACAAAGTAGAAGAAGGGCTCTGGCGGATTGATATTCCATTATTATCCGATGGCAGTTACCAATACAAGTTTCTAATCGATGACAAACGCTGGGAAGAGGACTCTCTAAATCCTTTGAAAGAAAATGATCATTATAATGGCCTGAACAGCGTTCTGATCGTGCAACACCCCTCCTGA
- the rpsU gene encoding 30S ribosomal protein S21 yields MITVQIGENESFDKALKRFKRKCLQSGLMRTLRDTAHYVKPSERKKADRMRAIRKQKMIQLEEGY; encoded by the coding sequence ATGATCACGGTTCAGATCGGCGAAAATGAATCATTTGACAAAGCTTTGAAACGGTTTAAGAGAAAATGCTTACAGTCCGGTTTGATGCGCACATTGCGTGATACGGCGCATTATGTAAAGCCCAGCGAAAGAAAAAAAGCGGACCGCATGCGCGCTATCCGGAAACAGAAAATGATCCAACTGGAAGAGGGTTATTAA
- a CDS encoding porin family protein, producing the protein MYLITNLRSTKMKKLTMILSLVAMMAMATSAFAQSKGVTEFSLGGVLWQNMSEAKVSTIGPAVGVGYFINDAIEVGGGIQVLKYGGDGAIAPFDKFSAAVDVNGKYHFMVKDKMWPYAGAHVNFGLGDGLLGKAGGDDAPLTFGGSVGVKYWPMEGGAVYGEVAFDKTGPSAIKETTMGINLGILIRLK; encoded by the coding sequence ATGTACCTAATAACTAACTTAAGGAGTACGAAGATGAAGAAATTAACGATGATTCTATCGTTAGTCGCGATGATGGCTATGGCTACTAGCGCATTTGCCCAGTCCAAAGGTGTGACCGAATTTAGCCTAGGCGGAGTTCTTTGGCAAAACATGTCCGAAGCCAAAGTTTCCACTATCGGACCTGCTGTTGGAGTAGGTTACTTTATCAATGATGCGATCGAAGTCGGCGGCGGCATTCAAGTTTTGAAGTACGGCGGCGATGGCGCAATCGCACCTTTTGACAAATTTAGTGCAGCAGTAGACGTAAATGGCAAGTATCATTTTATGGTTAAAGACAAAATGTGGCCGTACGCAGGTGCTCATGTGAATTTCGGCCTCGGCGATGGCTTATTAGGGAAAGCAGGTGGAGACGATGCTCCGTTGACATTTGGCGGCTCTGTTGGCGTCAAGTATTGGCCGATGGAAGGTGGAGCGGTTTATGGAGAAGTTGCATTCGACAAAACCGGTCCAAGCGCAATCAAGGAAACGACGATGGGAATTAACTTAGGTATTTTGATTCGTCTCAAATAA
- the rimO gene encoding 30S ribosomal protein S12 methylthiotransferase RimO: MSQINSKKVLFNLPVLNDPNPSEQIHLKDIRAKKINIVSLGCPKNQVDSEVILGNLKQSIIVDKAEDADTIVINTCGFIESAKKESIDTIFEAIRLKKEFEKKGIKKEIIVTGCLSERYRTELTASMPEVDSFYGVHEFDKVTERIEGHYQQISFTERVLLNQKHYAYLKISEGCNQRCGFCYIPMIRGNLVSKSIDQNYREAVLLADRGVKELICVSQDTSSYGYDLDRSAPNLKRNFNLVQLLNTLSTVEGIEWIRVMYLYPSLFSDELIECIAQNPKICKYIDLPVQHISDNMLKSMRRNTSKKQTSGLLHKIKQRIPELALRTSMIVGYPGETEQDFQELCDFVTEFQFDRLGVFVYSREEGTYAFDLNKQVPEKVKKERYNKLMNLQQTISLNKNLAKIDKTCRVLIDIKDGERYVGRTQYDAPEIDNEVIIETDQSLQIGNFVNVHITDASEYDLFGKPV; the protein is encoded by the coding sequence ATGAGTCAGATAAATTCAAAAAAAGTTCTATTCAACCTGCCGGTATTGAATGATCCCAATCCGTCTGAACAAATTCATTTGAAAGACATACGGGCAAAGAAAATCAACATTGTTTCGCTCGGATGCCCAAAAAATCAGGTAGATTCCGAGGTTATTCTGGGTAATTTGAAACAGTCAATCATTGTTGACAAAGCGGAAGATGCCGATACGATCGTAATTAACACCTGCGGTTTCATCGAAAGCGCAAAAAAGGAATCCATTGACACTATTTTTGAAGCGATTCGATTAAAAAAAGAATTTGAAAAAAAAGGAATAAAGAAAGAGATCATCGTTACCGGATGTCTCTCGGAGCGTTATAGAACGGAACTAACCGCATCCATGCCGGAAGTAGATTCGTTTTATGGCGTGCATGAATTTGATAAAGTGACTGAACGTATCGAAGGCCATTATCAACAAATTTCATTCACGGAACGCGTTCTCCTCAATCAGAAACACTACGCTTATTTGAAGATTTCTGAAGGCTGCAATCAGCGTTGCGGCTTTTGTTATATTCCCATGATTCGTGGAAATCTTGTAAGTAAATCTATAGATCAAAATTATCGTGAAGCGGTCTTACTTGCCGATCGCGGCGTCAAGGAACTGATCTGTGTTTCACAAGACACTTCGTCGTATGGATACGATTTAGACCGAAGCGCGCCGAATCTGAAGCGTAACTTTAATTTGGTACAGCTTCTCAATACCTTATCGACCGTTGAAGGTATTGAATGGATCCGTGTCATGTATTTATATCCCTCATTGTTTTCTGATGAACTCATCGAATGTATCGCTCAAAATCCAAAAATTTGCAAATATATTGATTTGCCTGTACAACACATCTCAGATAATATGCTGAAATCTATGCGGCGTAACACATCAAAAAAACAAACATCGGGCTTATTGCATAAAATCAAACAACGAATCCCTGAATTGGCTTTAAGAACTTCGATGATCGTCGGTTATCCCGGCGAAACGGAACAGGATTTTCAGGAACTATGCGATTTTGTAACGGAATTTCAGTTCGACCGGTTAGGGGTTTTTGTCTATTCGCGCGAAGAAGGAACTTATGCCTTTGATCTCAATAAGCAAGTACCCGAAAAAGTGAAAAAAGAGCGGTATAATAAATTGATGAATCTGCAACAAACCATATCGCTAAATAAAAACTTGGCTAAAATTGATAAAACGTGCCGTGTTCTGATTGACATCAAAGACGGTGAACGCTACGTTGGGAGGACACAATACGATGCCCCGGAAATTGATAACGAAGTAATCATTGAAACCGATCAATCTCTGCAGATAGGAAATTTTGTGAATGTTCACATCACCGATGCCTCGGAGTATGACCTTTTTGGAAAACCTGTTTAA
- a CDS encoding GWxTD domain-containing protein — MKFFRLATLIIAMFFFASLLQAQTDPGRSTGGPFFFVDAANVASKEVSKGRIEVFVKVAFSELLFTKFQSTLFRSQYEITYLLYDKKNNLIQREIQDKEIITDKYSDTESDLRFHFSRLTLNVEPGDYTLTTTITDKETQKFGQRKLSIPVKTFREKPIGISDLIFADRIQKDSLLDIVNIVPNVFKSFDNEFKRYLVYFEIYDSKFSAKRDSADRSPAEKETIKIKYKVLDKNQNVIVADSTEQVVSQFQTFSSVEIDKKDISYGKYILDVVVSRAGQRASSKAIFDVRLSTFTSPSMTSTAFDLDIAIKQLRHITRNINIGKILKGTQAEKGKFFEEFWKTKDPTPETERNELMEEYYRRIDYANRYFSSGYREGWDTDRGMVFVVMNGPDDIERHPYDSDAKPYEIWYFYEANLKLVFVDFSGVGDYELYNRQEFESYILLHR; from the coding sequence GTGAAATTCTTTAGACTTGCGACACTGATAATCGCGATGTTCTTTTTTGCTTCGTTGCTGCAAGCCCAGACTGATCCCGGACGATCCACCGGGGGGCCATTCTTTTTTGTTGACGCCGCTAATGTTGCGTCTAAAGAAGTATCCAAAGGCCGAATCGAGGTTTTTGTAAAGGTTGCATTTAGTGAATTGCTCTTCACGAAGTTCCAATCAACTCTCTTCCGCTCCCAATATGAAATCACTTACCTTTTATACGACAAAAAAAATAACCTCATTCAGCGTGAAATTCAGGATAAAGAAATCATTACCGACAAATATTCCGATACCGAATCAGACCTTCGATTTCATTTCAGCCGGCTAACTTTAAACGTTGAACCCGGCGACTACACTCTGACCACAACCATTACGGACAAGGAAACTCAGAAATTTGGGCAAAGGAAGTTAAGTATTCCCGTTAAGACATTCCGCGAAAAACCCATCGGTATCAGCGATCTTATTTTTGCCGATAGAATCCAGAAAGACAGCCTCTTGGATATTGTCAATATCGTACCGAATGTTTTTAAGAGTTTTGATAATGAATTTAAGCGGTACCTTGTATATTTCGAAATCTATGACAGCAAGTTCTCTGCAAAAAGAGACAGTGCAGATAGGTCACCCGCGGAAAAAGAAACTATCAAGATAAAATATAAGGTACTTGATAAGAACCAGAATGTGATTGTCGCCGATTCCACTGAACAGGTGGTTTCGCAATTTCAAACTTTTAGTTCCGTTGAAATTGATAAAAAGGATATCAGCTACGGAAAATATATTCTCGATGTTGTCGTAAGTCGTGCGGGGCAGCGGGCTTCAAGTAAAGCTATTTTTGACGTGCGTTTGTCCACATTCACGTCTCCTTCGATGACTTCGACTGCTTTTGATCTGGATATTGCGATCAAACAACTTCGTCACATAACACGTAATATTAATATCGGTAAAATTCTCAAAGGTACGCAGGCGGAAAAGGGCAAGTTCTTTGAGGAGTTCTGGAAAACCAAGGACCCTACACCGGAAACGGAACGCAACGAACTCATGGAAGAATACTACCGCCGGATTGATTATGCGAATCGGTATTTTTCATCCGGTTACAGGGAAGGGTGGGATACCGACCGCGGAATGGTTTTCGTTGTGATGAACGGACCGGACGACATTGAAAGACATCCGTATGACTCCGATGCAAAACCGTACGAAATCTGGTACTTTTATGAGGCAAATTTGAAATTGGTTTTTGTTGACTTCTCAGGTGTCGGTGATTATGAATTATATAATCGGCAGGAGTTTGAAAGTTATATACTTTTGCACCGTTAA
- a CDS encoding GTPase Era, whose protein sequence is MLKKTEKPKTRCGYVAIIGRPNAGKSTLLNQLLDFKLSIVTAKPQTTRQRILGIMNEDNVQIIFLDTPGLIKPKYALQTAMMKIADQAIQTSDILLVMIDVTSEEDSDFVLELFQNALKNLDLPKILLLNKVDLVPKEQLLPLIHRFHAVGVFKEIIPISALNNDGVDIVKKNLIDLLPFGERFYPEDTLTEQPEKFFVSEIIREKIFLYYGKEVPYSTDVIIEEFKERNDSKDFIRATIIVERQSQKVILIGKNGEAIKRVGEESRKDIERFLDRKVFLELWVKVKEDWRKNNTVLKNLGYL, encoded by the coding sequence ATTTTGAAGAAAACTGAAAAACCAAAAACGCGTTGCGGATACGTCGCCATTATCGGCAGGCCCAATGCAGGTAAATCCACATTACTCAACCAACTGCTTGATTTCAAATTGTCCATCGTTACGGCAAAACCGCAAACAACGCGCCAGCGTATACTCGGCATAATGAATGAGGACAATGTCCAGATCATTTTTCTGGATACACCGGGCTTGATTAAACCTAAATACGCTCTTCAAACTGCGATGATGAAGATTGCCGATCAGGCGATTCAAACATCGGATATTTTGCTGGTAATGATTGACGTCACATCTGAAGAAGACTCGGATTTTGTACTTGAACTTTTCCAAAACGCACTCAAAAACTTAGACCTACCAAAAATACTTTTGCTCAATAAAGTCGATCTTGTGCCCAAAGAGCAATTATTACCTTTAATTCATCGGTTTCATGCAGTTGGAGTTTTTAAAGAAATCATTCCAATTTCCGCATTAAATAATGACGGTGTTGATATCGTCAAAAAGAATTTGATCGACCTTCTGCCTTTTGGAGAGAGGTTCTACCCTGAGGACACCCTGACCGAACAGCCTGAAAAATTCTTTGTCAGTGAGATCATCCGCGAAAAAATTTTCTTGTATTACGGCAAGGAAGTACCTTATTCCACTGACGTTATAATCGAAGAGTTTAAAGAAAGAAACGATTCAAAGGACTTCATCCGCGCAACTATAATCGTGGAACGTCAATCCCAAAAAGTCATTTTGATTGGGAAAAACGGGGAAGCGATTAAACGAGTTGGAGAAGAATCCCGAAAAGATATTGAGAGGTTTCTTGACCGAAAGGTTTTTCTGGAGTTATGGGTCAAGGTCAAGGAGGACTGGAGAAAAAACAACACCGTATTAAAAAATTTAGGTTATTTGTAA
- a CDS encoding molybdopterin molybdotransferase MoeA encodes MFQIIILPVRRIMISVDHALRIVLDTAQVLPVRSISITESVGLVLGENIISSENIPSFDNSAMDGYAVRFIDVQNASRENPVTLKVVDVLPAGKVSQKHLEEHETIQIMTGAPLPSGADAVVMVEQTEKKNDNEVLFFSPVQKNEHCRKAGDDIKAGQVVFQKGRLIKPYDVGVLASIGKSTIQINPKPSIAILSTGDELVGIDEPLPPGKIRSSNNYTLRALIEKMGMTAVDLGIAKDTLQDTEKKLMSAFSADIVLTSGGVSMGEFDYVREALEKLGVDIKFWKVKQKPGKPLVFGNYQNKLFFGLPGNPVSSIVCFELFVVPAIKKMSNVDYYTPNSVKAVSSVQIPKKPGLRYFLRGILCKNEKGFTVSPMNNQSSGVMSSLSYANCLIDIPEEAGNIEPGQEVTVILLDRQTLHELMCI; translated from the coding sequence ATGTTTCAGATTATCATTTTGCCGGTCAGGAGAATTATGATCTCCGTTGATCATGCATTAAGAATAGTTTTGGATACCGCACAGGTATTACCCGTGCGGTCTATTTCCATTACGGAATCCGTAGGGCTGGTGCTCGGTGAAAATATCATATCAAGTGAAAATATACCGTCGTTTGACAATTCCGCTATGGACGGTTATGCCGTTCGTTTCATCGATGTGCAAAACGCTTCGCGCGAAAACCCGGTCACGCTAAAAGTCGTCGACGTTCTTCCCGCTGGTAAGGTCTCACAAAAGCATCTCGAAGAGCACGAAACCATTCAGATTATGACCGGCGCCCCGCTGCCCAGTGGAGCCGACGCGGTAGTTATGGTTGAGCAGACTGAAAAAAAAAATGATAACGAAGTGCTTTTCTTCTCACCTGTTCAAAAAAACGAACACTGTCGCAAAGCCGGAGATGATATTAAAGCCGGACAGGTAGTTTTTCAAAAGGGCCGGCTCATCAAACCTTACGATGTAGGTGTTCTTGCCTCAATCGGGAAATCTACGATTCAAATCAATCCAAAACCAAGCATTGCCATCCTTTCTACCGGCGATGAATTAGTAGGAATTGACGAACCCTTGCCTCCGGGCAAGATCCGATCGAGTAATAACTATACCTTGCGCGCATTGATTGAGAAAATGGGTATGACGGCGGTTGATCTCGGTATCGCCAAGGATACGTTACAAGACACCGAGAAAAAACTTATGAGCGCGTTTTCAGCCGACATTGTTTTGACTTCCGGCGGTGTTTCTATGGGCGAGTTTGATTATGTAAGGGAAGCGTTAGAAAAACTCGGAGTTGATATCAAATTCTGGAAGGTCAAACAAAAGCCGGGTAAGCCTCTGGTTTTCGGAAACTATCAAAATAAACTTTTTTTTGGATTGCCAGGAAATCCGGTCAGCTCTATAGTCTGTTTTGAATTGTTTGTTGTTCCTGCAATTAAGAAAATGTCAAATGTCGATTATTATACGCCGAATAGCGTAAAAGCAGTCAGCTCTGTTCAAATTCCGAAAAAACCGGGATTACGTTATTTTTTACGCGGAATACTTTGTAAGAATGAAAAAGGCTTTACCGTATCACCAATGAACAATCAGAGTTCGGGAGTTATGTCCTCACTCTCGTATGCTAATTGTCTTATCGATATTCCCGAAGAAGCAGGCAACATAGAACCCGGCCAAGAAGTTACTGTCATCTTGCTTGACCGGCAAACACTCCACGAACTGATGTGTATTTAA